Within Hydrogenophaga sp. PAMC20947, the genomic segment TGGGCCTGGGACCGACCACCCGCGCCTCGTTTGCGCTCTACAACACCCACGCCGAAGTCGAGCGCCTGCTCGCCGGTGTGGCACGTGCCCTCAAGGTACTCACATGACGTCCAGCAACGACACCACCAGCGCCGCCGAACTCGATCTCTACCAGGATGTGGTGATGGACCACAAGCGCGCGCCGCGCCACTTCGGCACCTTGCCCGCGCCGACCCACCAGGCCCGTGGCCAGAACCCACAATGTGGTGACGACCTGCACGTGGCTTTGGTGGTCGACCAGGGGCGGGTCAACGATATCCGCTTCAGCGGTCAAGGCTGTGCGATCTGCATCGCATCGGCCTCCATGATGACGGAGGCGGTTTTGGGGCAGAAGGTGGTGCTGGCGCAGGCACTGCAAGCCCGCTTTCGGGCCGTGCTCACCGGCCAGATGGAGGCCGAAGAAGCACACCTGGGCAAGCTGATCAGTTTGGCTGGTG encodes:
- the sufU gene encoding Fe-S cluster assembly sulfur transfer protein SufU — protein: MTSSNDTTSAAELDLYQDVVMDHKRAPRHFGTLPAPTHQARGQNPQCGDDLHVALVVDQGRVNDIRFSGQGCAICIASASMMTEAVLGQKVVLAQALQARFRAVLTGQMEAEEAHLGKLISLAGVRRYPGRIKCALLGWHALMHALGEQAGDAPTGGDREQGAGEVNP